In Candidatus Contubernalis alkalaceticus, the following proteins share a genomic window:
- the tnpA gene encoding IS66 family insertion sequence element accessory protein TnpA, with the protein MTKEELRKMWEARVSAFRVSGQSTTEWCATHDIKLHQLRYWLRKYKNIENSAAPAQWMSIEIDSLGSNPGNAMLVRIGKAAIEVKPGFDKQLLSDLVMTLADIC; encoded by the coding sequence ATGACAAAAGAAGAACTGAGAAAAATGTGGGAAGCACGGGTATCGGCTTTTAGAGTCAGTGGGCAGAGCACCACAGAATGGTGCGCTACACATGATATTAAACTTCATCAGTTACGCTACTGGCTTCGCAAATATAAAAACATAGAAAACTCTGCTGCTCCAGCACAATGGATGTCAATAGAAATAGACAGTTTAGGTTCCAACCCTGGGAACGCCATGCTAGTAAGAATAGGCAAAGCAGCCATAGAAGTAAAACCAGGATTTGACAAACAGCTACTCTCAGACCTGGTAATGACATTAGCAGACATATGCT